The Palaemon carinicauda isolate YSFRI2023 chromosome 43, ASM3689809v2, whole genome shotgun sequence genome window below encodes:
- the LOC137633855 gene encoding ribosome-binding protein 1-like translates to MQQQPRKGRGGPYNSNQGTEEKPRKGRSGPYNSNQGKEEAGHTTATKERKRRAIQQQPRKGRGGPYNSNQRKEEAGHTTETMERKRRAIQQQQQRKGRGRQQPRKGRGSQQPRKGRGRPYNSNQGKKDAGSNQGKEEAGSSQGKEEAFSSQWKEEAGSNQGKEEAGSNQGKEEAGSNQGEEEAGSNQGKEEAGSNQGEEEAGSNQGEEYAGRNQGKEEAGSNQGKEEVGSNQGEEEAGHTTATKERKRQALQQQLRKERGGP, encoded by the exons atgcaacagcaaccaaggaaaggaagaggcgggccatacaacagcaaccaaggaacgGAAGAG aaaccaaggaaaggaagaagcGGGCCatacaacagcaaccaaggaaaggaagaggcgggccatacaacagcaaccaaggaaaggaagaggcgggccatacaacagcaaccaaggaaaggaagaggcgggCCATACAACAGCAACCAAAGAAAGGAAGAGGCGGGCCATACAACAGAAACCATGGAAAGGAAGAGGCGGGccatacaacaacagcaacaaaggaaaggaagaggcaggcagcaaccaaggaaaggaagaggcagtcagcaaccaaggaaaggaagaggcaggccatacaACAGCAACCAAGGGAAGAAAGACGCaggcagcaaccaaggaaaggaagaggcaggcagcagccaaggaaaggaagaggcattCAGCAGCCAATGGAAGGAAGAGGCaggcagcaaccaaggaaaggaagaggcaggtagcaaccaaggaaaggaagaggcaggcagcaaccaaggagaggaagaggcaggcagcaaccaaggaaaggaagaggcaggcagcAACCAAGGAGAGGAAGAGGCAGGCAGCAACCAAGGAGAAGAATATGCAGGCAgaaaccaaggaaaggaagaggcaggcagcaaccaaggaaaggaagaggtaggCAGCAACCAAGGAGAGGAAGAGGCGGGCCatacaacagcaaccaaggaaaggaagaggcaggccctACAACAgcaactaaggaaagaaagaggtgGGCCATAA